The Pseudochaenichthys georgianus chromosome 24, fPseGeo1.2, whole genome shotgun sequence genome includes a region encoding these proteins:
- the LOC117439983 gene encoding inactive serine protease 35-like: protein MRKITFTGSFGIFFQVCSGMGLNRFMCLLLCAAALTVSAVFGKEESSEANRWTTHNLPLLLDTHTQPLHVPLFRGQEEDEENEGTKTYCGIECQSHLPSMNQTEQERILGYETMNEDGTRTHTDIILHGFNQTSTGQPAHSPAPTRRKREIYGADGRFVISDSHFITNYPFSTAVRLSTDCSGVLISPKHVLTAAHCIHDGRDYLESARRLRVGVLQLKTKRRRGPGRQSGRQRGGVNQDGVKGEEQIMEEDEERNSIDGDVWQKGVKGSRLRGRKDGKEGVADHGIIVGAGKRRERIRRSSGPMKQPVFRWTRVKQTRIPQGWIQTKSLTSSVSPDYDYALLELRRPLKLKYMKLGVAPSATPLARIHFSGYDADKSLLDGRGNEKVVYRFCSVVNQSLDLMYQHCDAQPGATGAGVYIRLREEVGEKGGKGKWQRRVIGVFSGHQWVEVEGGEQRDFNVAVRITPPKYAQICHWIHGDPRRCKDI, encoded by the exons ATGAGAAAAATAACATTTACTGGAAGTTTTGGGATATTTTTCCAGGTTTGCAG TGGGATGGGACTCAATCGCTTCATGTGTCTGCTGCTCTGTGCAGCAGCCCTGACAGTGTCTGCAGTTTTTGGTAAAGAAGAGAGCAGCGAGGCAAACAGGTGGACCACACACAACCTGCCGCTGctgctggacacacacacacagcctttacACGTGCCTTTGTTCAGAGGacaggaggaggatgaggagaatGAAGGGACAAAAACATACTGTGGAATAGAGTGTCAAAGCCACCTACCATCTATGAACCAAACTGAGCAGGAGAGGATTCTGGGATATGAAACAATGAATGAGGATGGCACTCGCACACATACAGATATCATCTTGCATGGTTTCAATCAGACATCTACAGGACAACCGGCCCACTCCCCTGCTCCCACCCGTAGGAAACGGGAGATTTACGGAGCAGATGGACGCTTTGTGATCTCTGACTCGCATTTCATCACCAACTATCCTTTCTCCACTGCTGTGCGCCTCTCCACAGACTGCTCTGGAGTCCTAATATCCCCGAAACACGTGCTGACAGCAGCACACTGCATCCATGACGGGAGGGACTACCTAGAGAGTGCCAGAAGGCTGAGAGTAGGAGTGTTGCAGCTTAAGACTAAAAGAAGAAGAGGGCCTGGGAGGCAAAGCGGGCGGCAGAGAGGTGGTGTGAATCAAGACGGGGTGAAAGGTGAGGAGCAGATaatggaggaggatgaggagcggAATAGTATAGATGGAGATGTATGGCAAAAGGGAGTAAAAGGAAGTAGGCTCAGGGGAAGAAAAGATGGTAAGGAGGGTGTAGCTGATCATGGGATTATAGTAGGAGCAGGGAAACGGAGGGAACGTATACGACGTAGTTCTGGTCCCATGAAGCAGCCTGTCTTCCGTTGGACACGAGTTAAACAAACCAGAATCCCTCAAGGGTGGATCCAAACCAAGAGCTTAACCAGCTCCGTGTCCCCTGACTACGACTACGCTCTCTTGGAGCTGAGACGACCCCTCAAACTGAAGTATATGAAGCTGGGAGTGGCGCCCTCCGCTACCCCCCTGGCACGAATCCACTTTTCAGGCTATGACGCTGACAAAAGCCTGCTGGACGGACGTGGAAACGAGAAGGTGGTGTACCGGTTTTGTTCGGTGGTAAACCAGTCTCTCGATTTAATGTACCAGCACTGTGACGCGCAGCCGGGCGCCACAGGTGCAGGCGTTTACATCCGTCTGAGAGAGGAAGTGGGAGAGAAAGGCGGGAAAGGGAAGTGGCAGCGAAGAGTGATTGGGGTGTTTTCAGGCCATCAGTGGGTGGAGGTAGAAGGAGGTGAGCAGAGGGACTTTAATGTTGCAGTAAGGATTACGCCACCCAAATATGCCCAGATCTGTCACTGGATCCATGGAGATCCAAGACGCTGTAAAGATATTTGA